One Mya arenaria isolate MELC-2E11 chromosome 7, ASM2691426v1 genomic window carries:
- the LOC128241420 gene encoding uncharacterized protein LOC128241420: ATAAAAAAAAAAATTTTTNTTTTTTTTTTTTTTTTTTTTTTTTTTTTTTTTTTTTTTTTTTTTTTTTTTTTTTTITTTTTTTTITTTTTTTTTATTTTTTTTTTTTTTTTTTTTTTTTTTTTTTTTTTTTTTTTSTTTTSTPTSSTEYFNNVTSSNFTTNTTTTATAAAAAAAAAAAAAAAATTTTTTTTTTTTTTTTTTTTTTTTTTTTTTTTTTTTTTTTTTTTTT, encoded by the coding sequence gctactgctgctgctgctgctgctgctgctgctgctgctactactactactactaatactactactactactactactactactactactactactactactactactactactactactactactactactactactactactactactactactactaccacgaccaccaccaccaccaccaccaccaccaccaccaccactactactactactactactatcactactactactactactactactattactactactactactactactactactgctactactactactactactactactactactactactactactactactactactactactactactactactactactactactactactactactactactactactactactactacttctactactactacctctacTCCTACTTCTTCgactgaatattttaataatgttactTCTTCCAACtttactactaatactactactactgctactgctgctgctgctgctgctgctgctgctgctgctgctgctgctgctgctactactactactactactactactactactactactactactacaaccactaccactaccactaccactactactactactactactactactactactactactactactactactactactactactactactact